A genomic stretch from Corynebacterium terpenotabidum Y-11 includes:
- a CDS encoding ABC transporter substrate-binding protein, whose protein sequence is MAHLPKLPTKLLATLAAAGLTAGLVACSSDDDSGSDSASNTSRGPISFAMGKNDTDKLRPIIDQWNEEHPDETVTLKELAGEADAQRDTLVQSLQAGSDDYDVMALDVVWTAQFAANGWLTPLTGDLTVDTADLLPATVESATYNDTLYGLPQNTNGQLLYRNTELVPDAPTRWDDVVNACKTVLEQDVDCLTTQLKQYEGLTIATGNFMDGWGGGILDASGEPTVTSDASREGLQALVDAYNDGTISPASTAATEEETNLAFTEGNTAMAINWPYMWTNANEAEATSGKFEVQPLVGRDGTGVSTLGGYNNGINVNSKNKATALDFMKFIVEPENQKSFAEASFPPVLASIYDDQELIEQFPYLPALKVSLENAKPRPVSPNYDQLTKAVQDNAYAALNGTVDVETATSDMDAAIRNVTG, encoded by the coding sequence GCCTGCTCCTCCGACGACGACAGCGGCAGCGATTCCGCATCCAACACCTCGCGCGGCCCGATTAGCTTCGCCATGGGCAAGAACGACACGGACAAGCTCCGCCCGATCATCGACCAGTGGAACGAGGAGCACCCGGACGAGACGGTGACCCTCAAGGAGCTCGCCGGTGAAGCGGACGCCCAGCGGGACACCCTCGTCCAGTCCCTCCAGGCCGGCTCCGACGACTACGACGTCATGGCCCTCGATGTGGTGTGGACCGCGCAGTTCGCCGCCAACGGCTGGCTCACCCCGCTCACCGGCGATCTGACGGTCGACACTGCCGACCTGCTGCCCGCCACCGTGGAATCCGCCACCTACAACGACACCCTCTACGGACTGCCGCAGAACACCAACGGCCAGCTGCTCTACCGCAACACCGAGCTGGTTCCCGACGCTCCCACCCGGTGGGATGACGTCGTCAACGCCTGCAAGACCGTCCTCGAGCAGGACGTGGACTGCCTCACCACCCAGCTCAAGCAGTACGAGGGCCTCACCATCGCCACCGGCAACTTCATGGACGGCTGGGGCGGTGGCATCCTCGACGCCTCCGGTGAACCGACCGTCACCTCCGATGCCTCGCGGGAAGGTCTGCAGGCCCTCGTCGACGCCTACAACGACGGCACCATCTCCCCGGCATCCACCGCCGCCACCGAGGAGGAGACCAACCTGGCCTTCACCGAGGGGAACACGGCCATGGCGATCAACTGGCCCTACATGTGGACCAATGCCAACGAGGCGGAGGCCACCAGCGGCAAGTTCGAGGTCCAGCCGCTCGTCGGCAGGGACGGTACCGGCGTCTCCACCCTCGGCGGATACAACAACGGCATCAACGTGAACTCGAAGAACAAGGCGACCGCCCTCGACTTCATGAAGTTCATCGTCGAGCCGGAGAACCAGAAGTCCTTCGCCGAGGCGTCCTTCCCGCCGGTCCTCGCCTCCATCTACGACGACCAGGAACTCATCGAGCAGTTCCCGTACCTGCCGGCGCTGAAGGTGTCCCTGGAGAACGCGAAGCCGCGACCGGTCTCCCCGAACTACGACCAGCTCACCAAGGCCGTCCAGGACAACGCCTACGCCGCGCTGAACGGTACCGTCGACGTCGAGACCGCCACCTCCGACATGGACGCCGCCATCCGCAACGTCACCGGATAG